In Setaria italica strain Yugu1 chromosome I, Setaria_italica_v2.0, whole genome shotgun sequence, the genomic window AGTTGATATTTTTATTAACAAATATACATTAACGATATGGTAATCGATCAAATAATCCGGTGATTTGCGCTATCAAAGCCTATGCTCTTTTGCGTCAATGATATGAACATGCAACTTTCACTGTCTCCTACTCCCTCTGCTCAAATAATAGgtcattttagattttttatattcataaattttattagGTATTTAAATAttctatatataaaaatatataataatatttatgcatctataaaaatcaaaatgatctGGGCTTCTATCGAGCGATTAGATTGCTCGTATCTCATGACGATGAGTAACTGGCTCCTTATCCGTCCCTTGCTCGAGACTGTACAAAACTGGACACTCCAGCCCTCATCCACTCGCCCGTTGTTGtcaccgcgcgcgcggccgaTGAAAATGACACAcccaccgctcgccgccggcaccacctcctcgccgtctcctcccACCGCTGCCGTCTGCGCGCACCCCTTCCCTCGGGCGAGCCACAAGCCTCAGCGCGCCACCATCCGCaactcccccgcggcggccaccTCCAGCTCCAGGTGGGTCAACCCGCGGGCACCTGCGCCCCCgccccggcgcggcgcgggcgggggcgggaCCAACCAGCGGCTGCACCACCTCGTCCGCCTCGGGGACCTCgacgccgcgctcctcctcgtgGAGTCCATGCGGGACCCCGAGCGCCCTGCCGTGGTCCCCTGCACCCTCCTCATCAAGAAGCTCTGCGCCGCGTGCCGCCTCGACGACGCCGAGCGCGTGCTCGAGGCGTCCGAGCGCGCGGgcaccgccgacgccgtcgcgcGCAACACCCTCGTCGCGGGGTACTGCCGCGCGGGGGgccgcctcgccgacgccgagcggATGCTGTCCTCCCTCGCGGTGTCGGGCGCCGCCGACGTCGTCACCTACAACACGCTCGTCGCGGGCTACTGCCGCGAGGGCCGCCTAGACGACGCGcggcgcctcgtcgccggcatGCCGCTCGCCCCCAATTCGTACACCAACAGCACCCTGCTCAAGGGCCTCTGCAGCGCCAAGGAGTGGgatgacgccgaggagctcgtcgCGGAGATGATACGGAGCGGCTGCCCACCAAATAATCTCACGTTTGGTATGATGATCCATTCCCTATGCCAGAACGGATTGGTCGACCGTGCAATGGGAGTTCTTGATCAGATGTCCAATTGCGGGTGCACACGGGGCGTGATtgtttataatgaaatcatcaGTTGCCTTGCGGAGCTGGGGCGCGTGGAGGAGGCTCTTGATTTGTTCAACCGCATGCCGTGCAAGCCTGACATCTTTAGTTACAACACCGCGATAAAGGGTTTATGTAGAGATGAGCGTTGGGAGGATGCTGGAAAGCTTATTGCTGAGATGGTTACAAAGGACTGCCCCCCAGATGAAGTGACATTCAACACAGTGATCAGTTACTTGTGCCACAGAGGGTTGGTTGACTGTGCAATGGAAGTTGTTGAGCAGATGCCCAAGTACGGATGTAAGCCTGATAATTTTACTTACAGTGCCCTCGTTAACGCCTTTTCTGAATATGGGTGGGTAGATGATGCTCTTGAGTTACTAAGGAGCATACCATGGAGACCTAACACTGTTTGCTATCGATCTGTACTGAAGGGACTGTGCAGAGCTGATCGATGGGAGGATGTTGGGAAGCTTGTTGCTgagatgattagaaataatctGACCATTGATGAAGTCACATTTGGGTTGATAATTGATTATTTGTGCCAAAAAGGGCTAGTTGGCTATGGCATTGAAGTTATTGAGGAAATGTCAAACTACGGATGCTCACCTGACATTATCATGTATAATTCTCTCATCAATGGGTTTGTTGAATATGGGAGCGTGGATGATGCTCTCAAGCTATTCAAAAACATGTCATGCAAACGAAATATTGTTACATATAATTACATGTTGAAAGGTTTGTGTAGAGCTGAGCAATGGGAAGATGCTGGGAGGCTTATAGCTGAGATGGTTAAGGATGAATGTCTCCCAAATGAAGTAACATTCAGTACCCTAATCAGCTACTTGTGCCAAAAAGGCTTGGTTGAGTGTGCAATTGAAGTTTTTGAGAAAATGCCAAAGTACAATTGTATGCCTAATGTTATCATCTATAGCACCCTTATCAATGGCCTTTCTGAACAAGACCGTGTAGATGATGCCTTGAAGTTACTAAATAACATGCCATGCAAGGCTGACACCATTTGTTATAGTTCTGCATTGAAGGGCTTGTGTAGAGCTGAGCGATGGGAGGATGCTGGAGAACTTATACTTGAGATGATTCGAAAGAACTGCCCCCCAGATGAAGTCACGTTCAGTATACTGATAAATAACTTGTGTCACAAAGGGTTTGTCGAGTATGCTACTGAAATCTCTGAGCTAATGCATAAGTACAAATGCACGCCTAATATTGTTATTTACAGCTCTCTCATCAATGGTCTCTCTGAACAAGACCGTGTGGAAGACGCTCTCGACTTACTAAGAAGCATGCCATGTGAGCCAGACACTATTTGCTACAGCGCTGCACTGAAGGGTTTGTGTAGAGCAAAGCGATGGGATGATGCCAGGGAGCTTATAGCTGAGATGTTTAGAAAGCAATGCCCACCAGATGAAGCAACATTCAGTATGCTCATTGGTTCATTGTGCCAGAATGGGCTGGTTGACTTGGCAACTGAAGTTTTTGAGCAAATGTCAGAGTATGGATGTAGTCCTAATAGCACGATACGCAGTTCCCTTGTTAACAGCTATTCTGAGCAAGGACGAGTGGACGAAGCCCTCAAGCTATCAAGCAGTATGCCTTGACAGCAGCCAGTCTCTGTTGTACTGCTTGAAGAGCTCTGAGTTGTGAGAATGCTAAGGAGCTAAAACGATTAGGCCGAAGATCATACCTGATGATAAGATGAATTGAATTTGGTtctttttggattttatttggatctcaaATATGAGTGTGTTTAAATTTTGTatctaattcaaaattcaaactaagtataaataaaaacaaaaaccaaaTCTAAACTAACCCACCAGGCCAGCCCGCAACCATCCCGCCTGGCCCGCTAACTTCTCTCCCTCACCTGCCTGCGGCTCAGCTACCGAACCGGCCCAGCCAGCCCAACCGGGCCTGCTTGCTAGTCCGGCACTGTgccgccatcttcttcctcgcgtCACGCAAGCAGCGCGTGCATGCCCAACGGGATGCGCTCGTCGGCCACGTCCGTGCCCTTCTGGAGCCTTCCACCGCGAAGAAAAGACCGATCTACCCCCACGCCGGGCCCTAAACCCTAGCGCTGAGCTGCACAATGGCCGCAACGCCATGCCCGGGCACGCCAGCCGAGGATCAACGGCACACAGCCGTGGCACACCGCTCGAAACCCTAGCCTCGGTCgtgggctataaatagccccgtccgccgccccccccatggcggaaccgcccaacttaagctggcttaagtgcgtctaatcaccatcggaacagcaattatccgaaaacgcacctaaaacagcataagtccggtagtccgtcgagtgtccctaggactcctcgaaagatccacggcgtgtctcatgaccatacatcaggataatatccgcgatgggataatatcaacaaacattacattttacatacatatttaagaggtacgagttattacaggacataagttgaaacaaacttagtgatgcagtgttagacaagctctaagatttaaacataaatagttcaggagaagatgcgtaggtaaacttttctctagggtattgtaaGACTCaagtcaataccctagggcttcggggtctcctcctctgtagcctcctgtggagcttctgaaagatagtcacaaggggaaaaccctgagtacggggtactcagcaagtcttacccgactaaccaatataatagttttctttggaatgcatgtcagcctttgggtgtgcttggttgacacaatttttgccgaaaagcttactacgagtaacgccttagttttatcttttatttgggttaagtcattacctgaccattctaaatgataacagaagtaaaagcaaccatagctgttaaatcatacatcagTTGATAACAGAAAGGatacatattgcatgaattgatactacgatgctcaacagtgatcaagtgcattcataaccgagaattgcggcgatccggatctaattacatcctgcaggagagtaccctgatcaccagcgttatacgactgtccaggtcgtatctaacaacctctcgattagcaaattcaatgattaggaatacgactacccggacctagggatgcacccccacatgggaccccacgtgtggcccgatcaccatgtgagtttcaggctacacccctgccaatctccagcacgtcaagcgcgggtacgaagtactcctgatcatagaatttactaatctactgggctttactggtcccatacccagtaagtgatcagatgcttatcacttgatcaaaggttaagacaacgaatcgggccttaaccaaattaatctagcagacagaactacatctctagcttctgtccgtcttcactttccaagttatccttcataagcaacatgtatgacttaagagttttccttaaggttggtaaaccaagcatgtaagcaagtaagcaattctagacttgggtatcttctaaggtttgaacaagtggcaaagatgtccttaaaacaaggcatgatcatacacaagaataggtttcattcaactcctagacttagtgcatatcataagcaaataacctataactagtcacatgaaataacgactccaaaatagataggtataaatgcaccggggcttgccttgttcgctaaaaagattagtagaagctgacggattggcttcacagggaacaaactcaaacacttcttcggattccgaaggtccttctgagaattcccaataatctccttccggtgcttcgggatctacggCATAAATACATGtagggggttagaatgcaaaatttttgaataacaaactatacaactttccttcatgataaagttgcaagccaacaaggactatacgacttatcatgataaagttgcaagccaacccacaaaaatctaaaaagattaacctataattttatttttcttatttaacccttcttatagctttttcttttatttttagaaaaagtggtaattatttcctaacttgaaaatctaatttcctatgagttaagaattatttgtgattaagaaagtgttattcatattttatacattttataaatattaagtatttatttaattacctaaaaggaaggcattaaataaatacccaaattttttattatttttctagggtgtaaaaattttaatgcgtaaaggaaaataaaacaagcctaacaaaattggtttcactaattttggacactcctataaatttctgtgattaaaatggtgtaaaacggatttaaacgaattatttaCCTAAAGGAATCTAATTTTTTCCGAAAATcacccggaaaacttttcttactcaacccttctctaccctctctcacgcgcgctgggccccacggcacggaccccacctctcctattccttctacccACCGGCCCTATTCCTCCccccgacgggccccgcgggccgattttctttttccctttttcttctgCGGCCCAACACCGGCCTCTCGGCCcactttctcttttcctttttccccgcGAAACCGGCCGGCTCCCACTGGGCCTTcggccctttttctttttccggtCGATCGCTAACCTCCTGGGCCTCCGACGCGCCGGCCCACAACCGACCGCGCGCCCGACCTGCCTGCTGCTGCGCCTCCTTTCTCTCccctgacgcgcgggccccggCTCCAGCGTCTTCtcctacctcccgccaaaactcgcccgtgacagggggcggcgcggctcgccggccggcgccctcccggcagCAGGACTAGGTCGTGACACCACCTCTACACCTATACGGCcccgcgcgcggcaacagctccccgggagatggccggagccatcccctccacggcgacgggcggcgactccctcggccggccgtggctactCGCGACAACGGCACAACCGACTCAAACAGCTACCTCTactccatcctaggaccctagagactcgactacgactactcaagacagaagagaagcagcgcaaggtggttctcaccgtgagcgggtggcgcgacggcggcggacagaagcaacggcgagcacggctaccttggcatggatgttggacaacaactagtctggggtgtagctggggtgtctgtggaggagtggacgagaggaatcgacgggagacgagatgtggcggtggaattttgctcggcggcggtgctttgaCAGAGGagtgctggcggcggtaaaaaggaagacggtgaaacggcggcgcgggagcagtaatTATTCAAGCGTTTCACCccgcgcatggacgacaccgtggcctacccgtaggcttgcgtggtgaggaggtggcctagctagacgcgctggcggacgaccgacgacggcggcggcaacacgtcttggtgctctgtcaccgcccgtgatcttcagagccGAGTCGTGGTCGATCTTGAATCCGACGGCCTCCAGTGccttaacagaagttggagataatctcaaatccgtcatcttttgttttggctctgGCTCGAGATATACATCAAATTCAAttcaattttgatttgtttctcggGTTCCTTTGAAGTTCACTGAAACtgacattcagttcgtcagttaacGACAGTGGCGTTGAGCTTACTTGGTGAATCGATTCAATGATCCAAATCTTGTTCtttcagtccaacttcttctcaaATAGGTCCTAtgatgtcccaatgttccattttgctcatgaacaagtacccccttTTAGCTACATTTCTCTGAATTTAAGTCCAAAGTTGATGTTGtgctgctgttcagacttagtcatttttcagagtttcagttgactgtgacaatgtgctgactttgagctcgagtttgacttccttcccttcACTGTTCCTGACCAACAACACTTGAACATTGTAGTCcaaggttcatacttcaatgtagtgtagttgtcctggtgcacttatttgaaaaattctccagaaatcaatttccaaaatggactctgaggctgtttttcaGAACTTcatattttcggacggtgaacagtaaaggCAGGTTTTCATTTCCCTTTTCAAATTCTTCTGAGATTTTTGGCACTGTTTCAACTCCGAATTTTTTGATCCTTCAGTTCCAAACACTCTTACACTcgtattccatatttttgacaaatttttctgaatttcaaatttgaaattcaaatttcggtcaaatttgaccgaatttgatttttttgccaatttcgttttctttttcttttggaattgCTTCTAATTGCTCAAAGTCATTGTAATGCCTcaaatggcagctgttacacCCCACCCCCCGCCCCACCCTTTCTTTTGGCCACAAATGAGGAGAGACCACGAGAGGTTCGTTGCTCGCTGCACAACATGTCAAAAAGCTAAATCTCGTTTGAATCCACATGGTTTTATACATGCCACTACCTGTTCCATCTATTCATTGGCGGATATTTCTATAGACTTTGTGTTGGGATTGGCNNNNNNNNNNNNNNNNNNNNNNNNNNNNNNNNNNNNNNNNNNNNNNNNNNNNNNNNNNNNNNNNNNNNNNNNNNNNNNNNNNNNNNNNNNNNNNNNNNNNccccccccgccccccctcccccccccccgttCATCCCAAGCCTCGGGGCCTCTCCCCATCACCATCGCCAGAaagagggaagggaaggaaggcggagaggagaaggagagaagggagaagaggatgagaagagaagggaaggagaagagaggaggaggaggaggccacgcTGGAGGAGGTACCGCACCGAGGAGAAGCCGGAGCTGCCCCTACTGCCACCGTCGCCTAGAAGCCGAACCAGAggagatcgccgccgccgccgcaccgcaaGTCTACCCCGCGCTGGcatccatcttctcctccgcccCTCGGTGAGCCACACTGCTGCCTCCCCCGCGCTGCCAGACCGGCCGTCGAGTCGCCGCCACTGCCACCTGTCCGGCCTTCGTGCCGCCGTTGTTTGCAGGTGTCGCCGCTGACATGCCATCGCCGCGGCCCTGGAATTCCGGGACACCGCACGCATAGCCTACCGTGCCGCTACCGGGGTTTGCCCCGTGACCACGCACGAGCAGCCGCTTGAGCCGCAGCCTCGCCTTGACTGCCGTTGCACGCTAGCCGTGTTGCAAGCGTCGTGGGTGCGGTCGCCGCCACGATGTCGCCGCACGCGCGGCCACACACGCATGGCGCATGGGATCCGGCCAGCACACCGGATCCCATGCTAACCTGTGCGGCCATGTGGGCACCACGtggcagtgccacgtaggatagGGTGGCCACGAAGCTACCACGTGGCACTGATGTGGCATGGGCCAGCCCACTCATGGGGGCCACTGACCTGTGGGGCCTACC contains:
- the LOC101777892 gene encoding pentatricopeptide repeat-containing protein At1g09900; the encoded protein is MTHPPLAAGTTSSPSPPTAAVCAHPFPRASHKPQRATIRNSPAAATSSSRWVNPRAPAPPPRRGAGGGGTNQRLHHLVRLGDLDAALLLVESMRDPERPAVVPCTLLIKKLCAACRLDDAERVLEASERAGTADAVARNTLVAGYCRAGGRLADAERMLSSLAVSGAADVVTYNTLVAGYCREGRLDDARRLVAGMPLAPNSYTNSTLLKGLCSAKEWDDAEELVAEMIRSGCPPNNLTFGMMIHSLCQNGLVDRAMGVLDQMSNCGCTRGVIVYNEIISCLAELGRVEEALDLFNRMPCKPDIFSYNTAIKGLCRDERWEDAGKLIAEMVTKDCPPDEVTFNTVISYLCHRGLVDCAMEVVEQMPKYGCKPDNFTYSALVNAFSEYGWVDDALELLRSIPWRPNTVCYRSVLKGLCRADRWEDVGKLVAEMIRNNLTIDEVTFGLIIDYLCQKGLVGYGIEVIEEMSNYGCSPDIIMYNSLINGFVEYGSVDDALKLFKNMSCKRNIVTYNYMLKGLCRAEQWEDAGRLIAEMVKDECLPNEVTFSTLISYLCQKGLVECAIEVFEKMPKYNCMPNVIIYSTLINGLSEQDRVDDALKLLNNMPCKADTICYSSALKGLCRAERWEDAGELILEMIRKNCPPDEVTFSILINNLCHKGFVEYATEISELMHKYKCTPNIVIYSSLINGLSEQDRVEDALDLLRSMPCEPDTICYSAALKGLCRAKRWDDARELIAEMFRKQCPPDEATFSMLIGSLCQNGLVDLATEVFEQMSEYGCSPNSTIRSSLVNSYSEQGRVDEALKLSSSMP